One Paracoccaceae bacterium genomic region harbors:
- the clpS gene encoding ATP-dependent Clp protease adapter ClpS, with product MTDRKGGPGDDTSVATRTKARTQRPPLYKVLLLNDDYTPMEFVVHVLERFFGLSHAQAFEIMLTVHKKGLAVVGVFSFEVAETKVAQVMDFSRRHQHPLQCTMEKE from the coding sequence ATGACCGACCGCAAGGGCGGGCCCGGGGACGACACGTCGGTCGCGACGCGCACCAAGGCGCGCACCCAGCGTCCGCCGCTGTACAAGGTCCTGCTGCTGAACGATGACTACACGCCGATGGAATTCGTCGTGCATGTGCTGGAACGGTTCTTCGGCCTGTCCCACGCGCAGGCGTTCGAGATCATGCTGACCGTCCACAAGAAGGGACTGGCCGTGGTGGGGGTGTTCAGTTTCGAGGTGGCGGAAACCAAGGTGGCCCAGGTGATGGATTTCTCGCGTCGCCACCAGCATCCGCTGCAATGCACCATGGAAAAGGAATAG
- a CDS encoding HAD family hydrolase: MAKITTVGFDADDTLWQNEAFFRLTQERFAALLADHADPDHLDARLLAAERRNLGHYGYGVKGFVLSMIETAIEVTDGAVPSRVIGELLDAGRDMLAHPIELLPHARAAVEAAAADHRVVLITKGDLLDQERKLAQSGLGDLFHAVEIVSEKTPDVYARLFTRHGSGAGRAAMVGNSLKSDVLPVIAAGGWGVHVPHALTWAIERAEPPQDATRFAALPDLGALAPFLDRLR; this comes from the coding sequence ATGGCCAAGATCACCACCGTCGGCTTCGATGCCGATGACACGCTCTGGCAGAACGAGGCGTTCTTTCGCCTGACGCAGGAACGATTCGCGGCTCTGCTGGCGGACCATGCCGATCCCGACCATCTGGACGCGCGGCTCCTGGCGGCCGAGCGACGCAATCTTGGGCACTACGGCTATGGTGTGAAGGGATTCGTGCTGTCGATGATCGAGACCGCCATCGAGGTGACAGATGGCGCAGTGCCATCGCGGGTGATCGGTGAGTTGCTGGACGCAGGCCGCGACATGCTTGCGCATCCGATCGAATTGCTGCCGCATGCCCGCGCGGCCGTCGAGGCAGCGGCAGCGGACCACCGTGTCGTGCTGATCACCAAGGGCGATCTGCTGGATCAGGAACGCAAGCTGGCGCAGTCCGGCCTGGGCGACCTGTTCCACGCCGTCGAGATCGTCTCGGAAAAGACCCCTGACGTCTATGCGAGGCTGTTCACCCGGCACGGTTCGGGCGCCGGTCGCGCAGCCATGGTCGGCAACTCGCTGAAATCCGACGTGTTGCCGGTGATCGCGGCGGGCGGATGGGGTGTGCATGTGCCCCATGCACTGACCTGGGCAATCGAAAGGGCAGAGCCGCCACAGGACGCGACACGTTTCGCGGCCTTGCCTGATCTGGGCGCGCTTGCGCCATTTCTGGACCGTTTGCGCTAG
- a CDS encoding D-alanyl-D-alanine carboxypeptidase → MDARTGETLIASNADTRLHPASLTKMLTLYIAFDAIRRGEISLDTMVTVSANAAAKPPSRLGLRAGQKIALRHLIRAAAIKSANDAASAIGDALSGNEAAFARRMDRTAKALGMKNSTFRNANGLTAAGHLSTARDMSILGRRLFYDFPEYYNLFSRQTADAGVAQVSNTNNRFLSGYRGADGIKTGYTVAAGFNLTASAERDGKRLIATVFGGTSTAQRNAKISQLLDQGFAAAPRNVATRKPAPAQIPAPEAAPDLVAEAAPADGIRASAKTIRLVTAVTRSIRPRPRPNPQDAAAAELAVASLKSSIADAVAAAGTEPEAPLPFAVVQAEEVPPTASAPAAAPAADVARTLDSSTDLPFAVVDGDVAAPAVAPDMDAAPMIASGPPRARPAALLAALAPAPDAAAPETIAAALPEPSPENLVPEVVAAAVNAPIRPTDAAEEPVTPTEIALLSAPAGMARGPLSDALPAVPAPPPVAALRPAPAPDAAPPPADPVVVVRISTSGGRHWGISLGRFSSRAAAERALMRTSLSEGPSLGDGLRKIAATGKGFDANILGLTEAQADLACRRLTARAQTCTTLSP, encoded by the coding sequence ATGGACGCGCGCACCGGCGAGACGCTGATCGCGAGCAATGCCGATACCCGGCTGCACCCCGCATCCCTGACCAAGATGTTGACGCTCTACATCGCGTTCGATGCAATCCGGCGCGGCGAGATTTCGCTGGACACGATGGTGACCGTGTCCGCGAATGCGGCAGCCAAGCCACCGTCGCGGCTGGGGTTGCGGGCCGGACAGAAGATCGCGCTGCGGCATCTGATCCGGGCAGCGGCGATCAAGTCCGCGAACGATGCGGCCTCGGCCATCGGGGACGCCCTGTCGGGAAACGAGGCGGCCTTTGCCCGGCGGATGGACCGGACGGCGAAGGCCCTCGGCATGAAGAACTCCACGTTCAGGAACGCGAATGGCCTGACGGCAGCGGGCCACCTTTCGACGGCGCGCGACATGTCGATTCTGGGGCGACGCCTGTTCTATGACTTTCCCGAGTACTACAACCTCTTCTCGCGCCAGACGGCCGACGCGGGCGTGGCGCAGGTGTCAAACACGAACAACCGCTTTCTGTCCGGATATCGGGGCGCCGACGGAATCAAGACGGGCTATACCGTTGCAGCGGGCTTCAACCTGACCGCCAGCGCCGAACGTGACGGCAAGCGGCTGATCGCCACGGTGTTCGGTGGCACATCGACCGCGCAGCGCAACGCGAAGATTTCGCAACTGCTGGATCAGGGATTCGCCGCCGCGCCCCGCAACGTGGCCACCCGCAAGCCTGCCCCGGCGCAGATTCCCGCGCCCGAAGCCGCACCCGATCTTGTCGCCGAAGCCGCACCCGCCGATGGCATCCGCGCATCGGCCAAGACGATCCGCCTTGTCACCGCCGTCACCCGTTCAATTCGTCCGCGTCCGCGTCCGAACCCGCAGGATGCTGCGGCGGCAGAACTCGCCGTGGCGTCGCTCAAGTCTTCGATCGCCGATGCCGTCGCCGCCGCCGGCACCGAACCGGAAGCGCCACTGCCCTTCGCCGTCGTGCAGGCCGAAGAGGTGCCACCGACCGCAAGCGCACCGGCTGCAGCGCCCGCTGCCGATGTCGCGCGTACACTCGACAGTTCGACCGACCTGCCCTTCGCGGTCGTCGATGGCGACGTAGCGGCACCTGCCGTGGCGCCGGACATGGATGCCGCACCGATGATCGCCTCGGGCCCGCCCCGCGCGCGGCCCGCCGCGTTGCTTGCCGCACTGGCCCCCGCCCCTGACGCCGCAGCCCCCGAGACGATCGCGGCGGCGCTGCCGGAGCCTTCGCCGGAGAATTTGGTCCCCGAGGTCGTGGCCGCAGCCGTCAACGCCCCGATACGGCCGACAGATGCGGCGGAGGAGCCTGTCACGCCGACCGAGATCGCGCTGTTGTCCGCGCCGGCCGGAATGGCCCGCGGCCCGCTGTCGGATGCCCTGCCCGCGGTGCCCGCACCGCCCCCTGTTGCCGCGTTGCGTCCGGCCCCGGCACCCGACGCCGCACCCCCGCCCGCCGATCCGGTCGTGGTTGTCCGCATCTCGACATCGGGCGGGCGCCACTGGGGCATCTCTCTGGGCCGGTTCTCGTCGCGCGCGGCCGCCGAACGGGCGCTGATGCGGACCAGCCTGTCCGAAGGCCCGTCACTGGGCGACGGGTTGCGCAAGATCGCCGCGACAGGCAAGGGGTTCGATGCCAATATCCTTGGCCTGACCGAGGCGCAGGCAGACCTCGCCTGCCGCCGTCTCACCGCCCGGGCACAGACCTGCACCACCCTGTCGCCTTGA
- a CDS encoding YqgE/AlgH family protein, whose product MDLAGKLLIAMPGMGDPRFERSVILICAHSPEGAMGLIVNKPVPELTFGALLDQLKIPRAPKGRDIRVHFGGPVERGRGFVLHSPDYGTNRDGTMEIVSGFGMTATQDILVALAQGEGPRDALLALGYSGWGPGQIEAEIGRNDWLTSEAAVDLVFDGDAPGRWAAALRRMGIDPFSLSAAAGRA is encoded by the coding sequence ATGGATCTTGCCGGAAAACTGCTGATCGCGATGCCGGGCATGGGCGACCCGCGGTTCGAGCGGTCGGTCATCCTGATCTGCGCGCACTCACCCGAGGGTGCGATGGGCCTGATCGTGAACAAGCCGGTACCGGAGCTGACCTTCGGCGCGCTTCTGGACCAGCTGAAGATCCCGCGCGCGCCCAAGGGGCGCGACATTCGTGTGCATTTCGGTGGCCCGGTCGAGCGCGGACGCGGTTTCGTGCTGCATTCGCCCGACTACGGCACCAATCGCGACGGCACGATGGAGATCGTCAGCGGTTTCGGCATGACCGCCACCCAGGACATCCTGGTTGCGCTTGCCCAGGGGGAGGGCCCGCGCGATGCGCTGCTGGCCCTCGGTTATTCGGGGTGGGGGCCCGGCCAGATCGAGGCCGAGATCGGGCGAAACGACTGGCTGACCTCGGAAGCGGCGGTCGATCTGGTGTTCGATGGCGATGCGCCGGGTCGCTGGGCGGCGGCGTTGCGGCGCATGGGAATCGATCCGTTCAGTCTTTCGGCCGCGGCCGGGCGGGCGTGA
- a CDS encoding efflux RND transporter permease subunit, whose translation MRDHSESMGRSGGLLSHFVRHRTLANLLLVVMIVAGIAAATRIRAQFFPDVVVAEISVSVAWQGAGAEDVDRAIVQVLEPVLLVVDGVATATSRSSEGSARITLEFEPGTDLTRAAEDVQAAVDGVTNLPDDTDPPRVQRSGWRDQVTDVVITGPVGIDQLGRFADEFVTRLFAAGVTRTTIRGIAAPQIMVEVPSVALMRYDITMSEIAAAIAAEVSSSPAGEVANGAARVRTGTERRSVETLQAIVLRSSPDGTKLTLGDVAEVRAEAADRGRATFVGDNPAVTVRVDRSDTGDAIRMQATVERVAAELQASLPPGTTVDLVRARAELISGRLSLLLDNAAMGLLLVVVLLFLFLNARTAFWVAAGIPVAMFAAVGVMYAAGLTINMISLFALIITLGIVVDDAIVVGEHADFRARRLGEAPVVAAENAARRMAMPVVASTLTTVIAFAGLTVIGGRFGEMIADVPFTVIAVLLASLVECFLILPNHMAHALAASAREAWYDWPSRQVNRGFRWLRDNAMRPFTALVIRARYAVMAGAVFLLATQAASLIRGDVQFRFFDAPEQSSVNGNFAMLPGATRDDTLAMMREVQRAARAVAERLEAEHGRNPIDYMMAEVGGGTGRGLSGADAKDADLLGGISIELIEPDFRPYSSFVFVAALQEEVRSHPMLEELSFRGARFGPGGDALSVDLYGAEAAVLKSAAEALKSALLPFPEVSAVEDNLAYDKEELILDLTPQGQALGFSVDTLGRALRERLNGIEAATFPDGTRTAAIRVELPPGEMTADFLDRTLMRTAQGAYVPLADIVSVTERSGFSTIRRENGLRVVTVSGDLSGDDPARANEVQRTLVQDILPRIEEDFGVASRVTGLAEQEREFLGDAQLGLILCLLGIYLTLTWIFASWTRPLVVMSVIPFGLTGAVWGHAHWGISMSMFSIVGLIGMVGIIINDSIVLVSTIDEYARRRGLVPAIIDGVADRLRPVLLTTLTTVLGLAPLLFETSSQALFLKPTVITLVYGLGFGMLIVLVVVPAVMAAQADAGAVSRALRRAVRATARGGVGRRHGMVSAAGAAAVAGLFAVTMAPVVLSGALPAWLADAMPALAGLPPLAASFGLFAAGTLAVAVLMAVIGVAVLRPRARG comes from the coding sequence ATGCGCGACCATTCCGAAAGCATGGGCCGGTCCGGGGGACTCCTGTCGCATTTCGTGCGGCACCGGACGCTGGCGAACCTGCTGCTGGTCGTGATGATCGTCGCCGGGATCGCCGCCGCCACCCGTATCCGCGCGCAGTTCTTTCCCGATGTGGTGGTGGCCGAGATTTCGGTTTCCGTCGCGTGGCAGGGTGCCGGCGCCGAGGATGTGGACCGGGCGATCGTGCAGGTGCTGGAGCCTGTGCTGCTGGTGGTCGATGGCGTGGCCACGGCGACCTCGCGGTCCAGCGAGGGCAGCGCGCGGATCACGCTGGAGTTCGAGCCCGGCACGGACCTGACCCGTGCCGCCGAGGACGTGCAGGCGGCGGTCGATGGCGTGACCAACCTGCCCGACGACACCGATCCGCCGCGTGTCCAGCGGTCAGGCTGGCGCGATCAGGTGACGGACGTTGTGATCACCGGCCCGGTCGGGATCGACCAGCTGGGCAGGTTTGCGGATGAATTCGTCACGCGCCTGTTCGCGGCAGGAGTGACCCGCACGACCATCCGCGGTATTGCCGCGCCGCAGATCATGGTCGAGGTCCCGTCGGTCGCCCTCATGCGATACGACATCACGATGTCCGAGATTGCTGCGGCGATTGCGGCCGAGGTGTCAAGCTCGCCTGCGGGCGAGGTGGCGAACGGCGCCGCGCGCGTTCGCACCGGAACCGAGCGCCGCAGTGTCGAGACGCTGCAGGCCATCGTGCTGCGGTCATCCCCCGACGGCACGAAACTGACGCTGGGCGATGTGGCAGAGGTGCGCGCCGAAGCCGCGGACCGCGGGCGCGCGACCTTTGTCGGCGACAACCCGGCGGTGACGGTGCGCGTCGACCGGTCCGACACCGGCGACGCGATCCGGATGCAGGCCACGGTCGAGCGGGTTGCCGCTGAACTGCAGGCCAGCCTGCCTCCTGGCACGACGGTCGATCTGGTGCGCGCCCGCGCCGAACTGATTTCGGGCCGCCTGTCGCTGCTGCTGGACAATGCCGCGATGGGCTTGCTGCTTGTGGTGGTGCTGCTTTTCCTGTTCCTGAACGCACGCACGGCGTTCTGGGTGGCCGCAGGCATTCCGGTGGCGATGTTCGCTGCGGTGGGCGTGATGTATGCCGCCGGGCTGACGATCAACATGATCTCGCTCTTCGCGCTGATCATCACGCTGGGCATTGTCGTGGACGACGCCATCGTGGTGGGCGAACACGCCGATTTCCGGGCGAGGCGCCTGGGTGAGGCGCCGGTCGTGGCGGCCGAGAATGCCGCCCGGCGGATGGCGATGCCGGTGGTCGCATCGACGCTGACCACGGTGATTGCATTCGCCGGGCTGACGGTCATTGGCGGCCGGTTCGGCGAGATGATCGCCGACGTTCCGTTCACCGTCATCGCCGTGCTTCTGGCCAGCCTGGTCGAGTGTTTCCTGATCCTGCCCAACCACATGGCGCACGCGCTTGCCGCCAGTGCGCGCGAGGCCTGGTATGACTGGCCGTCGCGGCAGGTGAACCGGGGGTTCCGATGGCTGCGCGACAACGCGATGCGCCCCTTCACCGCGCTTGTCATCCGCGCCCGCTATGCGGTGATGGCGGGGGCGGTGTTCCTGCTGGCCACGCAGGCCGCGTCGCTGATCCGGGGTGATGTGCAGTTCCGGTTCTTCGACGCGCCGGAGCAATCATCGGTCAACGGCAACTTCGCGATGTTGCCCGGCGCGACCCGCGATGACACGCTGGCCATGATGCGCGAGGTGCAGCGCGCCGCACGGGCGGTGGCCGAGAGGCTGGAAGCCGAGCACGGGCGCAACCCCATCGACTACATGATGGCCGAGGTCGGTGGCGGCACTGGGCGCGGCCTGTCGGGGGCGGATGCCAAGGATGCAGACCTGCTGGGCGGTATCTCGATCGAACTGATCGAGCCCGACTTCCGGCCCTATTCGAGCTTTGTCTTCGTGGCAGCTCTGCAGGAAGAGGTTCGCAGCCATCCGATGCTGGAGGAGCTGAGCTTTCGCGGCGCCCGTTTCGGACCCGGCGGCGATGCCCTGTCGGTTGACCTGTATGGTGCCGAGGCCGCGGTGCTGAAATCGGCGGCAGAGGCCCTGAAGTCGGCGCTGCTGCCCTTCCCCGAGGTGTCTGCGGTCGAGGACAACCTGGCCTATGACAAGGAGGAACTGATCCTTGATCTGACGCCGCAAGGTCAGGCGCTGGGATTCTCGGTAGATACGCTGGGGAGGGCATTGCGCGAGCGGCTGAACGGCATCGAGGCCGCGACGTTCCCCGATGGCACGCGGACGGCCGCCATCCGGGTCGAGCTTCCGCCGGGCGAGATGACGGCCGATTTCCTGGACCGGACGCTGATGCGAACCGCGCAGGGTGCCTATGTGCCGCTGGCCGACATCGTGTCGGTGACCGAGCGGTCCGGGTTTTCAACCATCCGTCGCGAGAACGGGCTGCGCGTGGTCACCGTTTCGGGCGACCTTTCGGGTGACGACCCGGCGCGCGCGAACGAGGTGCAGCGGACACTGGTGCAGGACATCCTGCCGCGCATCGAGGAAGACTTCGGCGTCGCCAGTCGTGTGACGGGGCTGGCCGAACAGGAACGCGAATTCCTGGGTGATGCGCAGCTTGGGCTGATCCTGTGCCTGCTGGGCATCTATCTGACGCTGACGTGGATCTTCGCAAGCTGGACACGACCGCTGGTGGTGATGTCGGTCATCCCCTTCGGCCTGACAGGTGCGGTCTGGGGGCACGCGCATTGGGGCATATCGATGAGCATGTTCTCGATCGTCGGCCTGATCGGGATGGTGGGGATCATCATCAATGACTCCATCGTTCTGGTCTCGACGATCGACGAATACGCACGACGTCGCGGGCTTGTCCCGGCAATCATCGACGGTGTGGCCGACCGGTTGCGTCCGGTGCTCCTGACGACGCTGACAACGGTGCTCGGCCTGGCTCCGCTGCTGTTCGAGACGTCGAGCCAGGCGCTGTTTCTCAAGCCTACGGTGATCACGCTGGTCTACGGGCTGGGCTTCGGAATGCTGATCGTGCTGGTCGTCGTGCCCGCAGTCATGGCGGCGCAGGCCGACGCGGGCGCGGTGTCGCGCGCGTTGCGGCGGGCGGTCCGTGCGACTGCGCGGGGTGGGGTCGGGCGCCGTCACGGCATGGTAAGCGCGGCGGGGGCGGCGGCCGTCGCGGGGTTGTTCGCGGTCACGATGGCACCCGTCGTCCTGTCGGGCGCGCTGCCGGCCTGGCTGGCAGATGCCATGCCTGCACTGGCCGGGTTGCCGCCGCTGGCCGCGTCCTTCGGGCTGTTCGCGGCGGGCACGCTTGCCGTTGCCGTGCTCATGGCCGTGATCGGGGTTGCAGTGCTGCGCCCGCGCGCACGGGGCTGA
- a CDS encoding HlyD family efflux transporter periplasmic adaptor subunit, whose amino-acid sequence MRFFGRSLLGLVLLAVTLGLLAAAAATVRSAIEARLAGGAAAPPARERVFSANVVTARAETVTPAMTVFGEIRSRRTLELRSPRAGTVLDLADPFEDGAAVRAGQVLWRLDPADATSARDLARSDLRQREGEAREAARALELARDDLAAAQAQAALRAQALARQQDLRGRGVGSEAAVETAALALSASDQAVVSRRAALAQAESRVEQAATALDRQRITVAEAERALRETEMRAEFDGVLNAVSVVRGRILSSNERVGELIDPTSLEVAIRLSTAQFVRLVDETGELRQTAVTVTLDVSGAEIVSPGTLTRAGAAVGEGQTGRQVFAALAAGGGFRPGDFVSVRIDEAALDGAIALPATALGSDGAVLALGPEDRLETVPVTLLRRQDDLVIVSAAELDGREVVAERSPLLGSGIRIRPMRPDTAGGAAAQAAADLVDLTSERRAALVALVEGNARMSAEAKARVLAQLAQDRVPAALVSRLEARGGG is encoded by the coding sequence ATGCGGTTCTTCGGACGATCCCTTCTGGGGCTGGTGCTGCTGGCCGTGACGCTGGGCCTTCTGGCCGCCGCCGCAGCGACGGTGCGCAGTGCGATCGAGGCCCGGTTGGCGGGTGGCGCCGCGGCGCCGCCAGCCCGGGAACGGGTGTTCAGCGCGAATGTCGTGACCGCCCGCGCCGAGACCGTTACGCCCGCGATGACGGTGTTCGGCGAAATCCGGTCGCGGCGCACGCTGGAACTGCGCAGCCCGCGTGCCGGCACGGTTCTGGACCTGGCCGATCCGTTCGAGGACGGCGCCGCGGTTCGCGCGGGACAGGTGCTGTGGCGTCTTGATCCCGCCGACGCGACGTCGGCCCGCGATCTTGCGCGATCCGACCTTCGTCAGCGCGAGGGCGAGGCGCGCGAGGCGGCGCGTGCGCTGGAACTGGCGCGCGACGATCTTGCGGCCGCGCAGGCGCAGGCCGCCCTGCGGGCGCAGGCGCTGGCCCGGCAGCAAGACCTGCGCGGTCGCGGCGTGGGCAGCGAGGCGGCGGTGGAGACCGCCGCGCTGGCGCTTTCGGCATCGGATCAGGCCGTCGTGTCGCGTCGGGCGGCACTTGCACAGGCAGAATCGCGTGTCGAGCAGGCCGCAACGGCGCTGGACCGCCAGCGGATCACTGTGGCCGAGGCGGAACGCGCGCTGCGGGAAACCGAAATGCGCGCGGAATTCGACGGTGTGCTGAACGCGGTCAGCGTCGTGCGCGGTCGCATCCTTTCGTCAAACGAACGTGTGGGCGAACTCATCGACCCGACCTCGCTGGAGGTGGCGATCCGCCTTTCGACCGCCCAGTTCGTCAGGCTGGTCGACGAGACGGGTGAATTGCGGCAGACCGCCGTGACCGTCACGCTGGATGTCTCGGGCGCCGAGATCGTGTCACCCGGCACGCTGACGCGCGCCGGTGCGGCGGTGGGCGAGGGGCAGACCGGGCGGCAGGTCTTTGCGGCACTGGCCGCGGGCGGCGGGTTCCGGCCCGGCGATTTCGTTTCGGTGCGGATCGACGAGGCCGCGCTGGACGGTGCCATCGCCCTGCCGGCGACGGCGCTGGGATCGGATGGTGCGGTGCTGGCATTGGGGCCGGAGGACCGGCTGGAGACCGTGCCCGTCACGCTTCTGCGCAGGCAGGACGACCTGGTCATCGTGTCGGCTGCCGAACTGGACGGGCGCGAGGTGGTTGCCGAACGCTCGCCGCTTCTGGGTTCGGGTATCCGGATACGCCCGATGCGCCCCGATACCGCCGGGGGTGCGGCGGCGCAGGCTGCCGCCGATCTGGTGGATCTGACCTCCGAACGCCGCGCTGCCCTTGTCGCGCTGGTCGAGGGCAACGCGCGCATGTCCGCAGAGGCGAAGGCACGGGTGTTGGCCCAGCTTGCGCAGGATCGCGTGCCTGCCGCACTCGTATCGCGGCTGGAAGCGCGCGGCGGGGGCTGA
- a CDS encoding MBL fold metallo-hydrolase, whose product MPTPMLSRRHLLAAAAAAPLASALARPALASAGMLGASVPQFNRFKLGAFEVTALLAGTRTVENPKEIFGLNADPAEFDAVSAANFIPTDKAQFFFTPTVVNTGSELVLFDTGLNPAGITGALGAAGYAPDQIDTVVRTHMHGDHIGGLMGDAGPTFANARYVTGSAEHNHWMGAANEGFDKAVRPLSDKTTFVDDGGAVVSGITAMAAVGHTPGHFTYMLESEGQRLALIADLANHFVWSVGKPDWEVRFDMDKAQAAESRRRVLGMLAADRVPFIGYHMPFPAMGFVEAQGDGFRYVPASYQMMLNG is encoded by the coding sequence ATGCCCACACCGATGCTGTCCCGCCGTCATCTGCTGGCCGCTGCCGCGGCCGCGCCGCTGGCATCCGCGCTGGCCCGCCCCGCCCTTGCATCGGCCGGGATGCTCGGCGCATCGGTGCCCCAGTTCAACCGGTTCAAGCTGGGCGCCTTCGAAGTGACGGCCCTGCTGGCCGGAACCCGCACGGTCGAGAACCCGAAGGAGATCTTCGGCCTGAACGCCGATCCGGCCGAGTTCGATGCGGTGTCGGCCGCCAACTTCATTCCGACCGACAAGGCGCAGTTCTTCTTTACCCCGACCGTGGTGAACACCGGGTCCGAACTTGTCCTGTTCGACACGGGCCTGAATCCCGCGGGCATCACCGGCGCGCTGGGCGCTGCGGGCTATGCGCCCGACCAGATCGACACGGTGGTGCGGACCCATATGCATGGCGACCACATCGGCGGCCTGATGGGTGACGCCGGGCCGACCTTCGCCAACGCCCGGTATGTGACGGGGTCGGCCGAGCACAATCACTGGATGGGCGCGGCCAACGAAGGCTTTGACAAGGCCGTCCGCCCGCTGAGTGACAAGACCACCTTCGTCGATGACGGCGGTGCCGTGGTCTCGGGCATTACCGCCATGGCCGCCGTCGGCCACACACCCGGCCATTTCACCTACATGCTGGAAAGCGAAGGACAGCGTCTGGCGCTGATTGCGGACCTGGCCAATCACTTCGTCTGGTCTGTCGGCAAGCCTGACTGGGAGGTGCGTTTCGACATGGACAAGGCGCAGGCCGCGGAAAGCCGCCGGCGTGTGCTGGGCATGCTGGCCGCCGACCGGGTGCCGTTCATCGGCTATCACATGCCCTTCCCGGCGATGGGGTTTGTCGAGGCGCAGGGTGACGGGTTCCGCTATGTCCCGGCCAGCTATCAGATGATGCTGAACGGCTGA
- a CDS encoding metallopeptidase family protein: protein MQDAPEFPADMPAPDAALIEALARDAVLALPEPWRSPATSVALRVEEFPSDEILDAMGIEDAFDLTGLYDGIPLTEKSSGHQPQAPDVIWLFRRPILDEWVDRGNVGLAALVAHVMVHELAHHFGWSDEDIAAIDPWWE, encoded by the coding sequence ATGCAGGACGCGCCCGAATTTCCCGCCGACATGCCCGCGCCCGATGCCGCGCTGATCGAGGCGCTGGCGCGGGATGCGGTGCTGGCGCTGCCCGAACCCTGGCGCAGCCCGGCAACCTCGGTGGCGCTGCGGGTCGAGGAGTTTCCTTCCGACGAGATCCTTGATGCCATGGGCATCGAGGATGCCTTTGACCTGACCGGTCTTTACGACGGCATCCCGCTGACCGAGAAGTCCTCGGGCCACCAGCCGCAGGCGCCCGACGTGATATGGCTGTTCCGTCGGCCGATCCTGGACGAATGGGTGGATCGGGGGAACGTGGGTCTGGCCGCGCTGGTCGCGCATGTGATGGTGCATGAACTGGCCCATCACTTCGGATGGTCCGACGAGGATATCGCGGCGATCGATCCCTGGTGGGAATGA